DNA sequence from the Xyrauchen texanus isolate HMW12.3.18 chromosome 35, RBS_HiC_50CHRs, whole genome shotgun sequence genome:
TTGCTAATAATCTGAATAGAACCTCAGAATGAAATTGCACTTAATCCAGCCCATTAGCAGTTTACATGCatgattttgccaaacccacttgcgcttagacttagcgcatgcttgcacaaaaatgccAAAAGTTCATGACCATGCCTATTGATTTTTCGTGTATGACTTATAGCATAGAGCAGCACTCTTAAAAAAGGGACCATTGCATTCgcaatgttgccacaaggggtgctatagtggatgttagtgtgaactgtctgcaCATTTGgcgagttttctctttcaagcgaACCAtggtcatggcagagcaacagttggAAGATAATATTGCTAAGCTAGTAAGGTAAAGTTAATGTGTTTTATAGCAACCTACCTGAATAGTTAGACATTCGGGTTTAAAGCATAATCTTTTGATGGTAACTCCactgcccccttgagtactgaggtttgtcaCCACCATGCATGAATGCACGTTAAGCATGTTCAGCCGGATGACACGTTGGCAATGAGTTGGCCAAGCACTCGCATCCGCATTCATGAACTTGTGTAAGCGATGTTTCTAGCCTTAAGTTCTCACTTGTCTCGTGATCAATCATTGACAAACATCATTGACATTAAACCTGCCATAATGCTTCTTGAGTAAagtacatttgtttgtttgtttatttttgtgtaaactattcctttctGCTTTAAATTTGCTGCTTTTATGCATCTTATGAAAATGGACAATGCtttgaaataaattataattgaatacatacCTGTCCATGAATGTTGTTGCACTCCAGATTGGCAGTGTGAACAGGAAGAGCAGGTACGATAGTGTCCGTTGAGATAACGAGACATTCGCATTACTCATAATCTCTATCTGACCTATGATATTACACAGCAGCACTGAAAATGGGGAATAAGAATGTATTTTCTCTTCTTTATTGCATCATCCATCAATGTTTTAATTAGAAATTTAAATAAGACAATACCTTCCTGAACCTTTACTGATGAATTCTTATGTACTGCCTGCTCTTGATGGGATGGACTCATTGATAAGCCCACCCAATTGACGCTCTTCTCCTCAGGGTGTTCCAGGGAGTTCTGCTGTAATTCCTCTTCCTGGTCTCGTCCCTCTGCATCATCGGTCTGTGTTAGCATCCAGTGATCTGAGCTCCGTGAATCATCAGACACGTCAGAATCCCTTCTCAATTCAGGGTACAAATGCAAAGCGTCTGTTGAGGTGCATGAGAaagttattaaaggaataattcacacaaacatttacattttataattatttatttaccctcaaGCCATTGTCAACACGTTGTCAATATGAACTGCTATTATATGGAAAGAGCAAGAGTCTACTGTCTAATTCAGTGAtccatagaaaaaaaataaaagcaaatgagtttggaacaacatgaggtgagtTGACAGAAGTTTCTTTTTTGATGGAACCATTACTGCGAATGCAGCTTTAACCAtcgttgtaaaaaataaaataataatattatatactgtacatatatatatatatatatatatatgtatatatatacacacacacacacacacattatctacAAGATACAAGTTTACACTATCAAAACTaatttttatgggttagatgaaGTAGAAATAAATCCTTAAGATAAAATGTTCCACTGTTTCTGTGTATTTGTGATATATTGACACTCACTGTTCCGCTGCAGAAAATAAACAGTATCTTGGTATCCACTGTAAAATGCCTTCTTCAGAATCTGTTGATTAACAACAAATAACAATATCAAACCAATTAAGTATTTAAGGATCTAAAGGAATAGTtagcaaaaaaaatgtattgtcatcACACCCTCATGCAATTTGAATCCTGCATAAGTTTagttcttatgtggaacacaaagttatataaataacaaaactttattttgcatttattttccaTTCTATTCTTTTTCATCCGAATGAACAATGACCATTTATTCTGTTTTCAGTGCATACTGATGTTACAGTAACATCACATTTCCACactgccatatttgtgaccatcagcgaaAGGAAACTATGccggtgaatggaaaaacactagtgaaactatatatatatatatacacaaataaaagaaaaaagaaaaatgcttttGCATGCCAAGTCCCAGAAAAGGTGTAAACAGGTCTTAGGTGAGCACAGAAGAAGATGCAGTACTGTTTGCAGACTGCAGTTCTCACATGAACTTTTTAATGTGACATCTCTGAATGAACCCACCCCAATATCTACTTTTCCTTAAAAGTAATGGGGTTGGAACAAACTCACAGTgggtaaattacaaaatataaattttgtatGGACAGTtcctttaaaggaaaagtttacccaaaatggaaatgttctcatcatttactcaccctcctacagagctgaaatattcatctaaaaatcttaattttgcagaagaaatatctgggatggcaagaaggtgagtacattttgagagaattgacatttttgggtgaactatccctttaaattcatgTGATGACATGTTGTTTGAAGCTCTCACCCGCCAGTCCCGAGGGAACATAGCATCTACCAGTCTGATGAAATTAGTCAGAGAGAACTCGAGGGAAAGCTGTTGGATGATCACATCACACAGGGTGGTGGAGGTATCAGAGGGACAGATGTCCATCTCACCAGCAAACGGGGAGATGGTGAGGGTGGGAGAGGAATCCTCAAAGGGCTGGATGTTTGTGAAACCTCCATCCATGTAGTGCTGGAATTAAGTGTAGAGGTTTTCCATTTTTAGCATATTTGAAAGGCTTTCAGAGAACTCTGATGTACGTTTTAATAGAAATTAGAATTTCTACTCACCTCACCTTTATACTGTGGTGGAATCATGCCAGAGTATACAGGAACAAAACAGCTGCACAAAAGTGCCTTATAGTGGAGGGGGAAAAGACTATTAAAGGCAAAGGTGAGAGAAGAAAATGTGACTGCACAGTTTCAGAACATTATTGAAGTATTGTTGGAGGCCAGCTCTTGAGATCTGTTTTCAGAtcagaataaaaattaaaaaaggttcTCCTATAAGAATCTCCtataacttcacttttctgagctatgattgcaattacttttaaccaatcaTGCTACACATGTTACATATTAATAGAATTAATTTTGAAGcaataacaaagtttattaattATCAATCCTCGCTCATTAAGAACTTGATGTTTATTTGTGTTACAAAGTACTTCAAAATTGAATTGCACTATAAAATGGACACTGTAATGTGAAGTGTGATTGAAGATACTTCTGAAACACTTGCTCCTGCATTTGCAATGCTTACTTTTATTAAGTCTTCATTGGAATGAAATTCTGACACTAGGATGTTTTTTCTGTCAGGGATGCGAGTCATGGAAACATGCAAACGGCCGCTGGCCAGACCATAGGCATTATCAGGCAGTGTGCGCTGCAGTGTGACCTCCAACCATCTGAAAATATCTACTGTTGGATTGAGAAGACCAAGTGGATGTTGTTTTGTGAATCGCGCAAATTCCAAAAACTGGTCTCGCACGCGACCTATGAGAAGAAAGAGGTGATTTAATGATTAGTTATTTTAAGTAAATCATAAGTCATTTAGCTGCACtttaagaaatgtatatattCAGTTGTCAGCATAAAGCGCTTTTTCAAGGCTACTTGACATTAGAGTTAAAAAAGACTTGTATTGGTGTAAcctaataaaaaatgttaatacaaattattttcaatGTTACAACATGAAGTAAATTCGATGTtgattcacaaaacatttttacagtgagcCTTTTATCCAAAAGTTACATAAGTGATTCTTACagtacacttaaaggaatatttcacccaaaaatgaaaattctctcatcatttactcaccctcatgccttcacaaatgtgtatgactttctttattaagcataacacaaatgaatatttttagaagaatatctcggctctgtaggtccatacaatgcaagtgaatgggtgccaaaaatgttaagctccaaaatccacataatggcagcaacaaaaataataataatccattaGACTTCAGtcattaaatccatgtgttcagacactgtacgataggtgtgggtgagaaacaaattcaATAATTTAGACATTTTtccccagtagggggcgatatgcatgaagaatttgaatcaccaaaaacacaaggagaaagtgaaggaaaaagggcttaaatattgatctgtttctcactcacacctatcatatcacttctaaagaaatggatttaacaaccagagtcgtctggagtacatttatgttgcccttatggggattttgcagcttcaaattttggcaccaatttacttgaattggacctacagagatgaaataaatctttgtttgtgttcagcagaagaaagaaagtcatacacatatgtgatggcatgaggctgagtaaatgatgagagaatttttatttttaggtcaactatccctttaagaacactCCAACTGGGACAAACTGGTGTTaagtattaattacattttttattggtTTCATGATTCAAAAATGAGCTTAATGTGGTCACATCTAAATCAACACGTATGagtcaagaaaaaaataaataaaaatgtaacatcaGTGAATTAACTTAATTACATAAggttacaacaacaaaacaaattttaagggttagacaaggtgaccactttttacagtgtgttgtTAAGTTAACAACAGGATGTTTCCACTTTTTATAGTTTATAAtggacataaaaaataaaatcagtggAGGTTATTAATAGAAAATATCTCACATTACCTAGATTTGACCCACAAACAACAGCTGCAGCAACGAGAGACCCAGCAGATGCGCCGTAGACTCTTGGAGCGCTTTGTAGGATCCACGGTGCATTATCCAGAAGACTCTGTGCAACACCAAGCTGGTATGTTGCTAGAAAGCCAGAACCACAGAAAGACACTGAGAGGTTCTCATTTTGAGAAAGAATACATAAAGGCGATGACATGACTAGAACTATCTCCTCGGTTGTGTGATGGTTCTTCAGATCTTTAACACACTTTTGTGGAGTCCCATCATTGTGCAGTGTATTAAAAGAGGAGGTCACGGTATTATTAACTCGATAAGAGCGCAGAAGTCCATCCTTCCCTTGGACATCACGAATGATGTCAAACAACCAAGAAGAATGAAATTCTGTCCCAAATCAATTTGCCACTGCATGCTGTCTGGAGTATGCATGTCTAatatatgtgtgaaaacactcactgtgcaTCATAAGTAAATATCtgcattcatattttcatttgaGCAATCAGAAATACATTGaagatgactaccacccctattcacgagttcaaatccagggtgtgctgagtgactccagtcatttCTCCTTTTGGCCTGGTtactaaggagggtagagtcacatggggtaacctcctcgtggttgtgattagtggttttcgctctcaatggagCGCGTGgtaagagtagcatgagcctacggtgctgtgagtctctgcggtgtcatgcacaatgaaccaagtgataagatgtgcgaattgattgtctcagaagtggaggcaactgagacatgtccaccgccacccagattgaggtgagtaactgtgccaccacgaggacctactaagtagtgggaattgggcattccaaattgggagaaaggggagaaaaataaatacactgaAGAAAATGAATAACTTGACACATTACAGTAAACTTAAATAAGCATACACAGTCTGATGACACTGGAGAACTAGCCAACTCAAGAACTCTTTTAGGCAAAAATGTGttattagaaaatattttttttatcatgcgaTCTAGTGGCAACacactttatttttaagaacTTTGCATCCAGAACTTGATAGAATATATAATTATGGAGTTAAGCAAGAAATATCAACCAAATATCACGATTATGAATCACAGGTTTCACTAAAGCCGAAACTGAAAGGTTAACACTGCATTTGACTTAGTGGATGAATACTTGGGCTGGTAACCCAAAGGTTTTTGTTTCAAACCCTAGAAGGCCAttgtgtacttaaaaaaaaaatattttatttaaaatacagtgtgtATTTAATACTTAAAATACACTGTGTATCTCCTGTGTCCTCAAAGTGAAATGTAcagtaatatacagtacagttgtatatactgtgtgtgtgtgtgtacatatatatatatgtacacacacacacacacacagtatatataaatatatatatatttaagcaatatcacactagcaagagtgcgatatggccctacatcatcactgctgtgatttggctgcTGCAGCCaaatcaccctgcagctcttgcctggttgcccactaaagctaagcagggttgagcctggccagtacctggatgggagacctcctggggaaaaccaaggttgctgttggaagtggtattagggaggccagcagggggtgcccaccctatggtctgtgtgggtcctaatgccccagtatagtgatggagacactatactgtaaaaaggcaccgtccttcggatgagacgttaaactgaggtcctgactctctgtggtcattaaaaatcccaggatgcttctcgtaaagagtagggggtgtaaccctggtgtcctggccaaattccccccattggcccccatctatcatggccttgtattaatctccatcctgaattggctacatcaatctaccatctcctctctgccaatagcttgtgtgtggtgggcgttctggcgcactatggctgccatcgcatcatccaggtggatgctgcacacaggtggtggttgaggagattccccctatactatgtaaagcgctttgagtgcctagaaaagtgctatataaatataatgaattattattattattattaatcacagaagtgctgatttagggccatatcacactcttgcttttgtgtttatatataacAGTTCATTGAACaggtaaatttttttatattaggaAAAACCgagagtgataaaaaaaaaatgcatttgtgcatggaactactttatatgGATCAGAATCtcccgttgctggttcaaaacaattgatgcccaagcctctgttagtaattatAAAATGCCACACcggaaatagtatcacagcttgtgctgtttcgaacaagttattggataaacaaggatggatgtgtgtgtgtgtgtgtgtgtgagagagagagagagagagatggagcatgtgcaatcacctgttgccactcccaagcagaaatGCTGTCAGCTTTCCGAGGattagctttctcagtggaaatattGTGTCAGGGGTATTTCTCTCTATTTTGTGTTAGCTGGTGTGCAAGagttgatcactatagaaaccgcaatgtcctccgccattataaacagcaaccattgtgtaattaatcagtctgttgtgtctctcagctgtgagtAGTattaatacaagcgatcacaaagagctgttgtatgtaaagtGGTTGATGcagattcacttcatgtcacctaactggctcatattacacacaaaaaattatcttttgccaccacctgctggctaacatatgtaatgtaaaaaaaaaacaaaaaaaaaaacataccatagcttttaacagatctgcactgctcgtGCACTTTAGTTTAGAAAGGCACGAACACAAGTgtagtgatacacacacagtgaagcgtccgagtgctgatggtgtcagaccatcagtgctcatggaacgtctctcatccaatcagattcgaggaccggaactaactgttgtgtgtgtgtgtgtgtatatatatatatatatatatatatatatatatatatatatatatattcatctgtaTACATATTCTTCTACTGCTGTAgcctgtagcccatccacctcaaggtttgacgtgttgagcattctgagatgctgttttaCTCACTATAAttgaacagagtggttatctgagctaccgtagactttgtcagttcaaacaggtctggccattcactgttgacctctctcatcaacaaaccattttcttctgcagatctgctgctcactggatgttttttctgtttgtttgttttttctcctttctgagtaaattctagtgactTTTATGCAtgaaatcccaggaaatcagcagttacagaaatacttaaaccagaatatatatatatgatatatatatatatatatatgcccacTGAAGCttagcagggttgagcctggtcagtacctggatgggagacgtcctagggaaaactaaggttgctgctggaaagGTTaggtgtgggtcctaatgccccagtatagtgaggagaacactatactgtaaaaaggcactgtccctTAAAAGAATAGGGGCGTAAACCTGGTGTccaggccaaattccccccattgtcccttctcaatcatggcctcttaATAATCCCCCTCCAtcaattggctctataactctactctctcctttcCACCAATAGCTaatgtgtggtgagtgtacttgtgcactatggctgcggttgcatcatccaggtgcatgctgcacactggtggatgaggagagtcccctgttcactgtaaagtgctttgagtgtagtgtcaaaaagcgctatataaatgtaacattcattcatatatctatatctatatacagtgaggaaaataagtatttgaacaccctgctattttgcaagttctcccacttggaaatcatgaaggggtctgaaattgtcatcgtaggtgcatgtccactgtgagagacataatctataaaaaaaaatccagaaatctacaatgtatgattttttaactatttatttgtatgattcagctgcaaataagtatttgaacacctgtctatcagctagaattctgaccctcaaagacctgttagtctgcctttaaaatgtccacctccactccatttattatcctaaattagatgcacttgtttgaggtcgttagctgcataaagacacctgtccaccccatacaatcagtaagaatccaactactaacatggccaagaccaaagagctgtccaaagacactagagacaaaattgtacacctccacaaggctggaaagggctactgggaaattgccaagcagcttggtgaaaaaaggtccactgttggagcaatcattagaaaatggaagaagctaaacatgactgtcaatctcccttggactggggctccatgcaagatctcacctcgtggggtctcaatgatcctaagaaaggtgagaaatcagcccagaactacatgggaggagctggtcaatgacctgaaaagagctgggaccaccgtttccaaggttactgttggtaatacactaagacgtcatggtttgaaatcatgcatggcacggaaggttcccctgcttaaaccagcacatgtcaaggcccgtcttaagtttgccaatgaccatttggatgatccagaggagtcatgggagaaagtcatgtggtcagatgagaccaaaatagaactttttggtcataattccactaaccgtgtttggaggaagaagaatgatgagtaccatccgaagaacaccatccctactgtgaagcatgggggtggtagcatcatgctttgggggtgtttttctgcacatgggacagggcgactgcactgtattaaggagaggatgaccggggccatgtattgcgagattttggggaacaacctccttccctcagttagagcattgaagatgggtcgaggctgggtcttccaacatgacaatgacccgaagcacacagccaggataaccaaggagtggctctgtaagaagcatatcaaggttctggcgtggcctagccagtctccagacctaaacccaatagagaatctttggagggagctcaaactatgtgtttctcagcgacagcccagaaacctgactgatctagagaagatctgtgtggaggagtgggccaaaatccctcctgcagtgtgtgcaaacctggtgaaaaactacaggaaacatttgacctctgtaattgcaaacaaaggctactgtaccaaatattaacatggattttctcaggtgttcaaatacttatttgcagctgtatcatacaaataaatagttaaaaaatcatacattgtgatttctggattttttttttagattatgtctctcacagtggacatgcacctacgatgacaatttcagacccctccatgatttccaagtgggagaacttgcaaaatagcagggtgttcaaatacttattttcctcactgtatatacacatattccccatcatcatcatcattatcatcatcatcataaggAAGCCGGATCCCAGAGGTACTGTAGCCTAATTCTgactatatatacattttgactttatttcttgcaattgtgaGTTATAACATTTTCGTAAAATATTAAAGATGTCACAATTGCATCATATTAACTTATGAACTCATATGAAATTGTGCGATACAAAGTTGATAAAACATTGCAGTTGCAACagtttacagcttgtaattaGGAGAAATTAAGTCACCATTGTGAGAAATATAGTCCAAATTTTTAGATGCTTGCTTAAGTAATGATTaccttttaatttatttgtattacgTTGCAGGATCAAGGCAGtataatatcatcatcatcatcatcagattaTGGGTAACTGAGATGACATGTTAGGTGCTAGGCAGTgacagctgtcttgcagacttaaattacttaattgaaaactattttgaatagcattttctaattattttttaacaattcttATTTAGGGCctatgcagtttttatgaccactaatggaatatttgtattttttatttaattgtattttaattcatttatcaTACTAAACGACTATTAACTGCAATGAacagcaaaaaggtgattgaaagaATGCTGAAAAAACTTAAAGATGGTTACTATAGATACTACACTCACAATATAAATGCTCCCTTATAAATTCATATTCAATTTAACCTCAAATCTTAATTTGGAGGAAAACAGTTAATATCCATGTTTTCATTAATTTGTATAATTACGTTTATACAGTTCATTGTTGAATTGACAGTTTCAGTGCAGATTATTAATGCAATTTGAATAATGGTtattaaatcaaacaaacaaaaaacaatataatgcttCAATTCATAAATCTACAACATTGCACATTTTCAAAACCTGAGAAAGAAAATGACAAAGACAATGAAAACATGACAGAATCAATGTGTTGGGGAATTAGTGTCATTTTTCAGCTTTTAAGACATCACTTATAGAGAACTGAAACCTGATAACTACTGCAATTTACTGCCTTGAATCAAAACAGTAAGTCTTACAGAGTCCTATGGTATCATAATGCATGTCACCAATCAGTGGTGCTATAGACATTGAAAGAACACCAGCTCTTGGGTTTCCCATTCTAAAAGCACAGGTTAATTTGtttccatgtaaaaaaaatatgtttctatGTAAAAAGTGCTATCTTTTTCAaatttttgacaacattttttttagaGGTGAGTTCATGGGAGCGGTGATATGCTGAAGTTGTGATCAGAGCTGGGGCTTGGGCTGGCAGGGGTCGATTCAGGTGATACTTCCAGAGTATCTTCTCTGTAGTCTGGTGATGCAGGACTGTCAGGAGACTCTGAAGGTTCCATGCGGTCTGACCTGCCTTGCATTATTTCCTCGGGAGTCTTCAGGAACCTGCAGCAGAGAGAGGGAGACATTTTGGGATTACTGAAATCAGCCAAAAATATTAACAGAGGTGTAAGCTCCacattatgcaatttaacaaatCTACCAACAGCATTAAAAGCTTTCAAATATTCTAGTAAATCTGTGCAAGGATAAAAaaacacacctactcattctttatccTTGTTGATAACAAGTCCGCATGCGCAAATATTATGTTTTGTCTTCACTGTACGCTttgtataattacatttaatttacactGATTGATctcaaaatggcaacaaaaagtttttacactgaaacctgtttgagtaaaaagattagtctctagtttcatccgataaaAATTTCACTGAATTATCGTGAAACGGCATGCTGTTTAATGCAACAGTTCCCTTCgaaatcctatattcactgtgcattatcactttGAGAATcgatgggttcatccaaaagatggaaaatgttgctttcagaggctttatatggagttagaagGAAAATAATGTGCACTTCAAACTGttatgagaccagtgcagacagacagtgcactggaggttaagtcattcactaaatagggagcaagggagaatcctatagctttcctatgcagccaagtgcattcaatccaaacttcagaacaaaagttcagttttaggctgcagatgatgtttggaccactcaacatggttggcaggcacgggacaatgataatcagtacttagattcagaatttataatgctaaattatatttgaacatggttggctgtgaCTGGACGATGCTGacgattaattgtattaattatgctcatttctgattggtaaaatgcttttCAAacacatgaataaccaacactcctggaaacaaaataaacaatttgataaaaagaaaagtatactaaaaaaacaatttcactttctatagcttggtattatttaaaattacacaACTAAGTACTGCAGTCCCCATATGCAgacaaaaatatttagaaaaacattttgattttcaaTTTTCAAATTTCTTTTTTATCTAGTCACAAATCAATAcgtgaaatggaaaatgcacacaacagGTGCGCTAAGGTCTCAGGTGGTTTATTATCCACATTTTGGCagaaaagtcatcaaaactatgaagaACCACAAATACAAGTTTGCcaattattcaatattaattatacaataataataaagaaaagttaaacaaatcaaaactatttGTTATAGTTgaaggacatttttatttgtctagatttcagctctgtatacACTGGACATTATCTCAATCAATTTCTCGAAGTGCATCCttatgctttttaaacagcattgaaggAGTTGAGACTTGTAAGTTGCTTTCCTCTCAATATTTGGTCAAACTCCaacttcaagcatttaagcataaccCTCTAGATAAAAAGGTttttaaagtgatatttcacccaaaagtgaaaattgtgtcatcatttacacatgtTCATATTGTTTCTAA
Encoded proteins:
- the pnpla1 gene encoding 1-acylglycerol-3-phosphate O-acyltransferase Pnpla3 isoform X2; translated protein: MSSPLCILSQNENLSVSFCGSGFLATYQLGVAQSLLDNAPWILQSAPRVYGASAGSLVAAAVVCGSNLGRVRDQFLEFARFTKQHPLGLLNPTVDIFRWLEVTLQRTLPDNAYGLASGRLHVSMTRIPDRKNILVSEFHSNEDLIKALLCSCFVPVYSGMIPPQYKGEHYMDGGFTNIQPFEDSSPTLTISPFAGEMDICPSDTSTTLCDVIIQQLSLEFSLTNFIRLVDAMFPRDWRILKKAFYSGYQDTVYFLQRNNALHLYPELRRDSDVSDDSRSSDHWMLTQTDDAEGRDQEEELQQNSLEHPEEKSVNWVGLSMSPSHQEQAVHKNSSVKVQEGQIEIMSNANVSLSQRTLSYLLFLFTLPIWSATTFMDRYQKWIEHATVVVYWLWQGVKLFIIFVLNIYLSTLRKGLRDMLQGLFSFIPLLAHAEYHRARECAERNVASDLNGQVPTAFQESPSVEHTLPKLYTLLCSLETESKWRRHRIEVQHTLQQHVGHVKRH
- the pnpla1 gene encoding 1-acylglycerol-3-phosphate O-acyltransferase Pnpla3 isoform X1, with amino-acid sequence MSSPLCILSQNENLSVSFCGSGFLATYQLGVAQSLLDNAPWILQSAPRVYGASAGSLVAAAVVCGSNLGRVRDQFLEFARFTKQHPLGLLNPTVDIFRWLEVTLQRTLPDNAYGLASGRLHVSMTRIPDRKNILVSEFHSNEDLIKALLCSCFVPVYSGMIPPQYKGEHYMDGGFTNIQPFEDSSPTLTISPFAGEMDICPSDTSTTLCDVIIQQLSLEFSLTNFIRLVDAMFPRDWRILKKAFYSGYQDTVYFLQRNNALHLYPELRRDSDVSDDSRSSDHWMLTQTDDAEGRDQEEELQQNSLEHPEEKSVNWVGLSMSPSHQEQAVHKNSSVKVQEVLLCNIIGQIEIMSNANVSLSQRTLSYLLFLFTLPIWSATTFMDRYQKWIEHATVVVYWLWQGVKLFIIFVLNIYLSTLRKGLRDMLQGLFSFIPLLAHAEYHRARECAERNVASDLNGQVPTAFQESPSVEHTLPKLYTLLCSLETESKWRRHRIEVQHTLQQHVGHVKRH